The Merismopedia glauca CCAP 1448/3 genome includes a region encoding these proteins:
- a CDS encoding EAL domain-containing protein: MNLKTFIDHSPCNLARNLTVREAIALMNQANVCCALVVEEQQLLGLVSDRQILQLARSRPNWQDCLIAEIMVREVDVFKYSDLSDFWEHFSQYSRSYLPIRDEKGILVAFFSDTGAGIFLSTASAIASLHQPLAANISEDLEYKIALKSAMETIEVLETQINNQEQNLQQHQERLDSILSSIEDVVWSVVPQTFQLLYLSSATHQVFGRSTADFLQNLTLWQEMVHPEDKLLVEQAYQAVYISGREDIEYRILWPNQEVRWVNTRMHLVTNAQDTPIRIDGITTDITERRHIKERLQYNALHDGLTGLANRNALSDRIEQSFKRHQRQSDSFFAVLFLDLDRFKVINDSLGHQVGDRLLIAVAQRLQTCHRLGDTVARLGGDEFVVLLEDLSDPEIALQVAERIHEVLKTPIEIDEHEIVISTSIGIAFSTTQVYSEENSVANLLRDADTAMYRAKSTGSGNQKIFDISMHTAAFQQLKIETDLRRLFDQAEASTGNSSELLVYYQPILALDTLVLQGFEALIRWQHPQKGLIAPIEFVPIAEETGLIVRLDRWVITTAYRQLSLWQQQFPALDSLFMSVNLSGKHFERPGLLTFMDRVLEETALNPSNLKLEITETAVIKNPESAAIILNQLQLRGFQICLDDFGTGYSSLSYLQAFPFQVIKIDRSFVHPLGGILTPKNKTLIVKSIVNLGNTLGLSIVAEGVEQWEQVTHLKSLNCPYGQGYLFSKPMNTDDTTAFLIEAQQAL, translated from the coding sequence ATGAATCTGAAAACATTTATCGACCATTCACCTTGTAACTTGGCTAGAAATTTAACAGTTAGGGAAGCGATCGCCCTGATGAACCAAGCCAATGTCTGTTGCGCCTTGGTAGTAGAGGAACAGCAATTGTTAGGACTGGTGAGCGATCGCCAAATCCTGCAATTGGCTAGATCCAGACCAAACTGGCAAGATTGTTTGATTGCAGAAATTATGGTGCGTGAGGTTGATGTTTTTAAATATTCAGATCTCTCAGACTTTTGGGAGCATTTTAGTCAATATTCCCGATCTTATTTGCCTATTAGGGACGAAAAAGGCATTCTCGTCGCATTTTTTAGCGATACTGGGGCGGGGATATTCCTCAGTACAGCGTCAGCGATCGCTTCACTTCATCAACCCCTAGCAGCCAATATTTCAGAAGACTTAGAGTACAAAATAGCCCTCAAGTCTGCAATGGAGACAATTGAGGTTTTAGAAACCCAGATTAATAACCAAGAGCAAAACCTACAGCAACATCAGGAGCGACTTGATAGTATTCTCAGTTCAATTGAGGATGTAGTCTGGTCAGTCGTCCCTCAGACCTTTCAGTTACTCTACCTTAGCTCAGCGACCCATCAAGTCTTTGGCAGATCGACCGCCGACTTTTTACAAAACCTTACCCTTTGGCAAGAAATGGTTCACCCAGAGGATAAACTTTTGGTAGAACAAGCCTATCAAGCAGTATACATTTCAGGTCGAGAAGATATCGAATACAGAATTTTGTGGCCAAACCAGGAGGTGAGGTGGGTAAATACTCGAATGCATCTGGTCACAAATGCTCAAGATACTCCGATTCGGATTGATGGGATTACCACAGATATTACAGAGCGACGGCACATAAAAGAGCGACTACAATACAATGCACTGCATGATGGACTCACAGGGTTAGCCAATCGGAATGCCTTGAGCGATCGCATTGAGCAATCTTTTAAGCGTCACCAAAGACAATCAGATAGTTTTTTTGCGGTCTTATTCTTAGATTTAGATCGCTTTAAGGTCATCAATGATAGTTTAGGTCACCAAGTGGGCGATCGACTGTTAATCGCAGTGGCACAAAGGTTACAAACCTGTCACCGCCTTGGTGATACTGTGGCGCGTTTAGGTGGTGATGAATTTGTCGTGTTACTTGAAGATCTGAGCGATCCAGAAATTGCCTTACAAGTAGCAGAACGGATTCACGAAGTCTTAAAAACACCCATTGAGATCGATGAGCATGAAATTGTGATCTCAACCAGTATTGGTATTGCTTTTAGCACTACGCAGGTATATAGCGAAGAAAATTCTGTAGCAAATCTGCTGCGGGATGCCGATACGGCTATGTATAGAGCCAAATCTACTGGATCTGGCAACCAGAAAATCTTTGATATTTCCATGCATACTGCGGCTTTCCAGCAGTTAAAGATTGAAACCGATCTACGTCGCTTATTTGACCAAGCAGAAGCCTCAACAGGGAATTCCTCAGAGCTATTGGTGTATTATCAACCAATTCTAGCGCTGGATACTCTAGTGCTTCAAGGATTTGAAGCCCTGATTCGCTGGCAGCATCCCCAAAAAGGCTTAATTGCCCCTATTGAGTTTGTCCCTATTGCTGAAGAAACTGGACTAATTGTGCGCCTAGATCGATGGGTCATTACTACAGCCTACCGACAATTGAGCCTCTGGCAGCAACAGTTTCCAGCACTGGATTCATTATTTATGAGTGTGAATCTTTCGGGTAAACACTTTGAAAGACCTGGTTTACTGACATTTATGGATCGAGTTCTGGAAGAAACCGCCCTGAATCCTAGTAACTTAAAGCTAGAAATTACCGAAACGGCAGTCATTAAAAACCCTGAATCTGCGGCAATTATCTTAAATCAACTCCAACTACGGGGCTTTCAAATCTGTCTGGATGATTTTGGCACAGGATACTCTTCCCTGAGCTATTTACAAGCTTTTCCCTTTCAAGTTATCAAGATTGACCGATCTTTTGTGCATCCTTTGGGTGGAATCCTAACGCCCAAAAATAAAACTCTGATTGTTAAATCGATTGTCAACTTAGGCAACACTCTAGGACTAAGTATCGTCGCCGAAGGAGTAGAACAATGGGAGCAAGTGACGCATTTAAAATCTTTAAATTGTCCCTATGGTCAAGGATATCTCTTTTCTAAACCGATGAATACTGACGATACAACGGCATTTTTAATTGAAGCCCAGCAGGCTCTATAG
- a CDS encoding Rab family GTPase, whose product MSVILKKVCMVGDFGVGKTSLVRRFLDQQFSDHYLSTIGVKISRKLLSVSSQEAIARQIQLMIWDIEGETQFQPIIPSYLEGASGAIIVADLNRLETIEHIPKHIELVCSVNPKGISCIIALNKLDILKKEGYTDVLESIASLQTHPQVVQMFQTSAKTGEQVEVMFQTLAQSLFKNHVIGRKPQPF is encoded by the coding sequence TTGCATGGTGGGTGACTTTGGTGTGGGTAAAACCAGCTTAGTACGGCGCTTTCTCGATCAACAATTTAGCGACCATTATTTGTCAACCATTGGGGTAAAAATTTCCCGCAAGCTTTTGTCCGTTTCTAGCCAGGAAGCGATCGCTAGACAAATTCAGTTGATGATTTGGGATATTGAGGGTGAAACGCAGTTTCAGCCCATTATACCTAGTTATTTGGAGGGGGCAAGTGGTGCCATTATCGTCGCGGATCTCAATCGCCTAGAAACAATTGAACATATCCCCAAGCATATCGAATTAGTGTGTTCTGTGAACCCAAAGGGCATTTCTTGCATCATTGCTTTGAATAAACTAGATATACTGAAAAAAGAGGGTTACACCGATGTCTTGGAGAGTATAGCCAGTTTACAAACCCATCCCCAAGTTGTCCAAATGTTTCAAACCTCTGCTAAAACAGGAGAACAAGTAGAAGTAATGTTTCAAACTTTAGCCCAGAGCTTGTTTAAAAATCATGTTATCGGCAGAAAACCACAGCCTTTTTGA